The Fusarium poae strain DAOMC 252244 chromosome 2, whole genome shotgun sequence nucleotide sequence GCTGTCGGTGACAAGATCGATGTACTGTTCGACAGCGGTATCAGATGTGGTGCGGATATCATGAAAGCCTTGGCTCTTGGAGCAAAGTGTGTTCTTGTTGGCAGACCATATGCGTATGGTTTAGCACTGGGTGGAGAGGATGGAGTGAGGCATGTTTTGCGAGCGTTGTGTGGTGATTTGACCATGAACATGCATCTGGCGGGCTTGAGAGATATCAGTGAGGTGACGAAGGATATCTTGGTAAAGGAGAGTGACTTGTTCTAGAGGAGTGTGAGCAAGATGATAACGCGTGGCAATATTTACAAAGTTATTTAATCACAGAAGAACACTCATCTCAGTTAATAGATACATAATACGTCAAAAGCGATCTCAAACTGGGTATCATTCCGTATTTTCATCTATGCCTTCGGGACTCATGTATGAAACCCGCCACTTTTACCATATGTCATTCTACTCTAGCCTATTCGAATAGAAAGTGCAGAATCTTCTCAAACCAGTTCCTACGAGACAATTAGTAATACGAATCACAAAGTTACAATTATATCATActttggtggttgagaaaCAAACTTCTCTTCATACTCCTCAATAGGCGCCAGGTTATACTTGAGATCAATCTCGGTCGGTTTGTGAACCTTTGTCTTGTGTGCAATCTTCCAGCCGATATACAGAACAGGGAACAATCCAACAGAAGTGTACCTGGAAGTGTTAGCTCAGATATCTATCGCTACTGAATATCGAGTACTTACGAGAAGAGAAAGTTGGGGACATCCCACATGCCAGGCAGAAAAACGGTATATCCTCCAACAAATACCATGATGAAGGTCGCCACAAGACCGACGTAGGCAGCATAAGGCATAAACCAAGCTCGATAAGGAAGTGCCGAACGATCAAAGTTTTGAACCTTCATGGCTCGGTAGAAGCAAAGGTATGTGAAGCAAATGACGCAAAAGTTGATCAGCTGAGATGCAGTGACCAGAGAAACAAACCAACTCAGGACAACGGCGGAGCTGTTCGATAGTTGAAGAAAGGATAGTAATGCGATGACTAAGACCACAGCAACACAGTAGATAGGAACACCGGTTCTAGTGCAGGTCTTTAAAAATCGTGGCGCTTTACCCTCCAGGGCAAGACCATACAATGATCTTGTAGCGCAGAAAACGTATGAGTTGCCAGCTGAGAACGCCGAGACGAGAATCATGGCGTTGACGATATGAGGCAAGACTCGAATTCCAAGTCTATCCATGGCAATAACGTATGGTGAAGCTGCAGCTCCAGACTTTCCATCTCTGAAAGCTGCAATCATGTTTGGGTCATCGTATGGTACAAGAATACCCACGCATAGCGACCCAAGAACGAAGAAGCATGTTAAGCGATAGAATACCGTCTTGAATGCCCGTGGGAGGATCTTCCGAGGGTTTTCAGCTTCTCCGGCGGCCATAGCAACATAATCGGGACCGGAGATGGAGAATGCCGCTTGGATGAGGCAAGACAAGAAACCAACAAACTTTCCCAACGCACCGTCATAGTACAATGCGTTAAAAGCGCCAGGACTCTTCCAGTACGTAAATCCAAATGCGTCACCTTGAGGGTTGCCACCGACCATGACGACGAaagtgaagaagatgagTCCAACGATCAAAACCACTTTTCCAACAGAAGCCCAGAATTCCGTCTCGCCGAAATACTGAATAGCCATGAGGTTGATGAGCGCATACAAAACGATGATCACAGCG carries:
- a CDS encoding hypothetical protein (TransMembrane:12 (i49-66o78-100i121-148o154-176i188-208o228-250i279-300o336-361i381-401o407-433i453-475o487-504i)~BUSCO:15516at5125) — its product is MAASDVPPGYSHDAEKSSKATPLDTMNEEVVQQNVFGDETHRRLKGRHIQLIGIGGTIGTVLFVQIGKGLMQGGPGSLFIAFSFWCLIVLTITMAVAEMVSYTPISSPFVRFAGVYVDEALGFASGWNFFIFEAALVPFEVTACHFILQFWTDAIPVGATIAVIIVLYALINLMAIQYFGETEFWASVGKVVLIVGLIFFTFVVMVGGNPQGDAFGFTYWKSPGAFNALYYDGALGKFVGFLSCLIQAAFSISGPDYVAMAAGEAENPRKILPRAFKTVFYRLTCFFVLGSLCVGILVPYDDPNMIAAFRDGKSGAAASPYVIAMDRLGIRVLPHIVNAMILVSAFSAGNSYVFCATRSLYGLALEGKAPRFLKTCTRTGVPIYCVAVVLVIALLSFLQLSNSSAVVLSWFVSLVTASQLINFCVICFTYLCFYRAMKVQNFDRSALPYRAWFMPYAAYVGLVATFIMVFVGGYTVFLPGMWDVPNFLFSYTSVGLFPVLYIGWKIAHKTKVHKPTEIDLKYNLAPIEEYEEKFVSQPPKNWFEKILHFLFE